From Acidovorax sp. 1608163:
CAGGCGCGCCAGCAGCTCGGGCAATTCGTAGGGCTTGACCATGTAGTCGTCAGCCCCCAGGTCCAGCCCTTGCACCCGGTCATGCAGCGCATCGCGCGCCGTCAGAATCAACACCGGCATGCTGCGGCTGGGCATTTCAGGGCGGCGCAGGCGCCGGGTCAACTCCAGCCCGTCCATGCCAGGCAGGCCAATGTCGATGATGGCCGCATCAAACGACTCGGTACGCAGCACATCCTCCGCCCGCTCGCCGCTGCCCACCCAGTCCACCGCATAACCCGCATCGGCCAGCCCCAGCTTGACGCCGCTGGCCACCATCACATCGTCTTCGACCAGGAGGAGGCGCATCTTTCAGTGACCTTGTGCAACGGATACGACCCATGGCGTCTGCCATGGTCGGGACCTGGGGCAGAGGCAGCCGCGCAAGGGCCTACGCCGGCCGCGCCGCCCCGCCGCGCTGGCTGCCTCCCCCTCCCGCGCAGCGAGAGGGGGGGAAGGCGCGAAGCGACTCAGGGGGAGCCTCTCTTCAGTGACTACGGATCATGGTGCCATAAGCCTGATCGGTCAGGATTTCCAGCAACATGGCGTGCGGCACGCGGCCATCAATGATGTGCACGGCGTTGACACCGGCCTTGGCGGCGTCCAGCGCGCCCGCAATCTTGGGCAGCATGCCGCCCGAGATGGTGCCGTCGGCAAACAGCTCATCAATGCGGCGGGCTGTCAGGTCGGTCAGCAGGTTGCCCGCCTTGTCCAGCACGCCGGGGGTGTTGGTCAGCAGCATGAGCTTCTCGGCCTTGAGCACTTCGGCCAGCTTGCTGGCCACCACGTCGGCGTTGATGTTGTAGCTCTCGTTGTTCTCGCCAAAGCCAATGGGGCTGATGACGGGGATGAAGGCATCGTCCTGCAGCGCCTTCACCACGCTGGGGTCGATGGAGACGATATCGCCCACCTGGCCCACGTCGTGCTCCACGCTGGGGTCCTTGCTGTCCACCATCTTGAGCTTGCGTGCGCGGATCATGCCGCCGTCGCGCCCGGTCAGGCCCACCGCCTTGCCACCGGCCTGATTGATCAGGCCCACGATGTCTTGCTGCACCTCACCGGCCAGCACCCACTCCACCACTTCCATGGTCTCGGCATCGGTCACGCGCATGCCCTGGATGAACTGGCCCTTCTTGCCCAGGCGGTTCAAGGCGGTCTCGATCTGCGGGCCGCCGCCGTGCACCACCACGGGGTTCATGCCCACCAGCTTGAGCAGCACCACGTCTTCGGCAAAGTCGGCCTGCAAGGCGGGGTCGGTCATGGCGTTGCCGCCGTACTTGATGACCATGGTCTTGCCATGGAACTTGCGGATGTAAGGCAGCGCCTGGGCCAGAATTTCTGCCTTGTCGCGGGGTGCAATCGTAAGAAGGTCGGTCATGGAGGCGTGCCATCCGGTGAAAACAATGAGGCGCAAATTGTGCCGCATTCGCGCTGCCGTCCGGCCAAGCCGCGATTCACGTTCTTTTCACAGTTCCACCCTCAGAACTTGTCGTCCTACCCTCTTCCCACCGCATAGGCCACGGCAATCAAGGCAAGCACCAAGCCCAGCCAGCCCAGCAGCAGCCAGCGCCACAACAGGGGCGCATGGCGCATTTCCAGAAACACCTGGGTCACCACCACGCCCTTGATAGAGGTCAATGCCCACAGACCTGCCAATGCCCAGCCGCTGCCCGCAGCCACCAGGCCCATCTCACCCAGCACATAAGTGACCGCTGTGGCACCCAACAGCAACCACCAGGCGGCATTCAGCACCCGTGTTTCTTTCATGAAAGCTCCTTGCATGCCATCTCAACGACCTCAGCGCAACACGTAGACCAGCGGAAACAGCACGATCCACAGCAGATCGACCATGTGCCAAAACGCGGCGCCCGTTTCCATCGCATGAAAATCCTGGCGGCCATAAGCCCCCCGCGCAGGCGCACCGCCAAGTAGCCCAGGGCCAGCATGGCCACCACCACGTGCAGAAAGTGGAATGCCGTCAGCATGAGGTACAGCGTGTAGAAGGTGTTGGAGGTGAGGTCAATCCCCTCGCGCAGCTTGGCTGCGTATTCGGCCAGCTTGACGCCCACAAACCCTGCGCCGCACAACATGGCCGCCAACAGCCAGTGCAAACCGGGCTGCCGCGCGTCGCTGCGCACCGCCTGCACGGCACGGGCCACACACCAGCTGCCGGTGATCAGCAGCACCGTATTGAGCGCACCGGAGTGCAAGTCCAGCGTGGCCTGCGCGGCGTTGAACGCGGCCACATCCCGCGCACGGGCAAAGGCATACGACACGAACAGGATGCCAAAGGTCAGCAACTCCGCCAGGATGATCAACCACACCCCCAGGTCACCCCGCAAGCGCAGCGCCGGTAGCGGCAAGCCAGATGCTGATGTTGAAGACACAGTGAGACCTCCCCAAAAAAAGCAGACGAAATCCGGCACACGCGGGCGCAACCCGGGGGCCACAGCGGCCAACGCCCAAGCCCCAAAAGCAATAGCCAAAAACCGCTTTGTCGATGCGCCTGAAGGCTGGATTGCCGAAGCAAGTGTGGGTATGATAATCAAAGATTCAAACAATATGAATCTTATTGAGAGAGATCAACGACCCACCGGCGGGGGATCGGTACCGTATCCCTCATCCCACTACAGAGAGGTATCCCACCATGAGCCAAGGCTTTACCAGCCAGATGGCGCGCAACATCTTCTACGGAGGCACCACGTTCTTCGTCTTGCTGTTTGCAGCGCTGATCTTCCACACCGAAACCAAGATTCCCGAGCGGTCCAAAGCCGCAGAGTTGACCCCCGCCGTGGTGCGCGGCAAGCACCTTTGGGAAACGCGCAATTGCATCGGCTGCCACACGCTGCTGGGTGAAGGCGCCTACTTTGCCCCCGAGCTGGGCAATGTGTACGAGCGCCGTGGCCCCGATTTCATCAAGGGCTGGATCAAGGCAATGCCCACCAACACACCGGGCCGCCGCCAGATGCCCCAGTTCAACTTCACTGATGATCAGCTCAACGATCTGGTGGAGTTCCTGCGCTGGTCGAACGGCATCAACACCGAGAAGTGGCCACCCAACATCGAAGGTTGAGCGCCCGCGCTCCCCGTGATGTCCTATCCATCCCTTCAGGACCCTCATATGCAACCCGCAACCCTTAAATACCAGTCGCAGGCGGTAGCCAAGCTCTACTTCATTGCGGCACTGGGCCTGTTCACCGGACAGATCGTCTTCGGCCTTTCGCTGGGCCTGCAGTACGTCATCGGTGACCTGTTCTTCCCGGCGATCCCGTTCAACATCGCCCGCATGGTCCACACCAATCTGCTGATTGTGTGGCTGCTCTTCGGCTTCATGGGCGCCGCCTATTACATGGTGCCCGAAGAGGCCGAGACCGAGCTGTACAGCCCCTTGTTTGCCAAGGTCCTGTTCTGGATCTTCCTGGCAGCAGGTGCGGCCACCATCCTCGGCTATTTGCTGGTGCCCTATGCCAAGCTGGCAGAAATGACCGGCAATGACTTCCTGGCCACGATGGGGCGGGAGTTCCTGGAGCAACCCTTGCCCACCAAGGTCGGCATCGTGATCGTGGCCCTGGGCTTTCTCTTCAACATCAGCATGACCGTGCTCAAAGGCCGCAAGACCGCCATCTCGATGGTGCTGCTGATGGGCCTGTGGGGCTTGGCGCTGATGTTCCTGTTCAGCTTTGTGAACCCCAGCAACCTGGTGCGCGACAAGATGTACTGGTGGTTTGTGGTGCACCTGTGGGTGGAAGGCACATGGGAACTG
This genomic window contains:
- a CDS encoding response regulator transcription factor — protein: MRLLLVEDDVMVASGVKLGLADAGYAVDWVGSGERAEDVLRTESFDAAIIDIGLPGMDGLELTRRLRRPEMPSRSMPVLILTARDALHDRVQGLDLGADDYMVKPYELPELLARLRALLRRSQAASTAVLSFGPLELDTAGRRACARVGDVEHPIELGPREWTVLEYLLIHAPKPASKDKLLQALTGWDKEITPNAVEVYVSRLRGKLEPHGVALRSIRGFGYRLELAPL
- the argB gene encoding acetylglutamate kinase; protein product: MTDLLTIAPRDKAEILAQALPYIRKFHGKTMVIKYGGNAMTDPALQADFAEDVVLLKLVGMNPVVVHGGGPQIETALNRLGKKGQFIQGMRVTDAETMEVVEWVLAGEVQQDIVGLINQAGGKAVGLTGRDGGMIRARKLKMVDSKDPSVEHDVGQVGDIVSIDPSVVKALQDDAFIPVISPIGFGENNESYNINADVVASKLAEVLKAEKLMLLTNTPGVLDKAGNLLTDLTARRIDELFADGTISGGMLPKIAGALDAAKAGVNAVHIIDGRVPHAMLLEILTDQAYGTMIRSH
- a CDS encoding cytochrome C oxidase subunit IV family protein — its product is MKETRVLNAAWWLLLGATAVTYVLGEMGLVAAGSGWALAGLWALTSIKGVVVTQVFLEMRHAPLLWRWLLLGWLGLVLALIAVAYAVGRG
- a CDS encoding cytochrome c oxidase subunit 3; the encoded protein is MSSTSASGLPLPALRLRGDLGVWLIILAELLTFGILFVSYAFARARDVAAFNAAQATLDLHSGALNTVLLITGSWCVARAVQAVRSDARQPGLHWLLAAMLCGAGFVGVKLAEYAAKLREGIDLTSNTFYTLYLMLTAFHFLHVVVAMLALGYLAVRLRGGLMAARIFMRWKRAPRFGTWSICCGSCCFRWSTCCAEVVEMACKELS
- a CDS encoding cytochrome c, producing MSQGFTSQMARNIFYGGTTFFVLLFAALIFHTETKIPERSKAAELTPAVVRGKHLWETRNCIGCHTLLGEGAYFAPELGNVYERRGPDFIKGWIKAMPTNTPGRRQMPQFNFTDDQLNDLVEFLRWSNGINTEKWPPNIEG